A stretch of Sphingomicrobium flavum DNA encodes these proteins:
- a CDS encoding Fur family transcriptional regulator, whose protein sequence is MDRMIDVEALCAEKGLRITDQRRIIAKVLSESEDHPDVEALHRRASRIDSNISIATVYRTVRLFEEAGILERHEFGDGRSRYEAASDAHHDHLINVETGEVVEFVDEELEELQRRIAEKLGFRLVDHRMELYGVAIKKDA, encoded by the coding sequence ATGGACAGAATGATCGACGTCGAAGCCCTGTGCGCCGAAAAGGGCCTGCGCATCACCGACCAGCGCCGCATCATCGCGAAAGTGCTGAGCGAAAGCGAGGACCATCCCGATGTGGAGGCACTGCATCGTCGCGCCTCGCGCATCGACAGCAATATCTCCATCGCCACCGTCTACCGCACCGTGCGCCTCTTCGAAGAAGCCGGCATTCTGGAACGTCACGAATTTGGCGACGGACGCTCGCGCTATGAAGCGGCCTCGGATGCGCATCACGACCATCTCATCAATGTCGAAACCGGCGAAGTCGTCGAGTTCGTCGATGAGGAACTGGAAGAATTGCAGCGTCGCATCGCCGAAAAACTGGGCTTCCGCCTCGTCGATCACCGCATGGAGCTGTACGGCGTCGCCATCAAGAAAGACGCCTAG
- a CDS encoding MucR family transcriptional regulator: protein MSDETLQDDMLISLTAEIVAAHVSNNMVAVGDVAQLIENVHGSLAKLHGTGQAEEKLEPAVSVRASIKPDYIVCLEDGKKLKMLKRHLMTHYNMTPDEYRAKWGLPADYPMVAPNYAEQRRMLAKKIGLGTKAKRGKGRKSK from the coding sequence ATGTCAGATGAAACTTTGCAGGATGACATGCTCATCTCGCTGACGGCGGAAATCGTCGCGGCGCATGTCAGCAACAATATGGTCGCAGTCGGCGATGTGGCGCAGCTCATCGAAAATGTGCATGGCTCGCTCGCCAAGCTGCACGGCACCGGCCAGGCCGAAGAGAAATTGGAGCCCGCCGTTTCGGTGCGCGCCTCGATCAAGCCGGACTATATCGTCTGTCTCGAAGACGGAAAGAAGTTGAAGATGCTCAAGCGGCATCTGATGACCCATTACAATATGACGCCCGATGAATATCGCGCCAAATGGGGCCTGCCCGCCGATTATCCGATGGTGGCGCCCAACTATGCCGAACAGCGCCGCATGCTGGCCAAGAAGATCGGGCTCGGCACCAAGGCCAAGCGCGGCAAGGGCCGCAAGTCGAAATAG
- the rimI gene encoding ribosomal protein S18-alanine N-acetyltransferase, with protein MRGEFADLHEVMAVMTTAFDPHYGEAWSRSQCAGILPMNGVTLMLARQAGELTGFSLYRVISDEAELLLLAVAPEHQGHHIGRILLDQFVAQASAEGATRLHLEVRDGNRATRFYEAAGFQIAGRRRRYYRGDEGEQLDALTYVKSTK; from the coding sequence ATGAGAGGCGAATTCGCCGATCTTCATGAGGTGATGGCGGTGATGACCACCGCCTTCGACCCCCATTATGGCGAAGCCTGGTCGCGCTCCCAGTGCGCCGGCATCCTGCCGATGAACGGGGTAACATTGATGCTCGCGAGGCAAGCGGGCGAACTGACGGGCTTCAGCCTCTATCGCGTCATTTCCGATGAAGCCGAACTGCTGTTGCTGGCGGTCGCGCCTGAGCATCAGGGCCACCATATCGGGCGCATCCTGCTCGACCAGTTCGTTGCCCAGGCCTCGGCAGAAGGCGCTACGCGGCTGCACCTGGAAGTACGCGACGGCAATCGCGCGACCCGCTTTTACGAAGCGGCGGGCTTCCAGATTGCAGGCCGGCGGCGGCGATATTATCGCGGCGATGAGGGCGAACAGTTGGACGCGCTCACTTATGTGAAATCGACCAAGTAA
- the tsaB gene encoding tRNA (adenosine(37)-N6)-threonylcarbamoyltransferase complex dimerization subunit type 1 TsaB, which yields MILAIDTSTAACSVALFGAGGELVGHVHEVLGRGHAEQLVPMIHRCIGDHVPAHILVGVGPGSFTGIRVGIAAAQGLAIGWQIPVHGLSSLALIAAHGEGSAKVAAAMLGGHGELFVQQFDCDPLIPACEHQSLAPFAAARVIDAPRVIGPAAQALIDARGSGEAIEHYPNACDALHLPKALRSLPVKPLYGRAPDAKPKAAA from the coding sequence GTGATCCTTGCGATCGACACGTCCACTGCTGCCTGTTCGGTCGCGCTGTTCGGCGCGGGCGGGGAGCTTGTGGGCCATGTCCATGAAGTGCTGGGCCGCGGTCATGCCGAACAATTGGTGCCGATGATCCACCGCTGTATCGGCGACCATGTCCCCGCGCACATCCTCGTAGGTGTCGGTCCCGGCAGCTTTACCGGCATCCGCGTCGGCATCGCCGCAGCACAGGGCCTCGCCATCGGCTGGCAAATCCCCGTGCACGGCCTGTCCTCGCTGGCTCTCATCGCCGCCCATGGTGAGGGCTCCGCCAAGGTGGCAGCTGCCATGCTGGGCGGGCATGGCGAATTGTTCGTCCAGCAGTTTGATTGCGATCCCCTTATACCCGCTTGCGAGCATCAGAGCCTCGCCCCCTTCGCGGCCGCGCGGGTGATCGACGCGCCCCGTGTCATTGGCCCTGCCGCCCAGGCGCTGATCGACGCGCGGGGATCGGGCGAGGCCATCGAACATTATCCTAACGCGTGCGATGCCCTTCATTTGCCCAAGGCGCTGCGCAGCCTGCCTGTCAAACCGCTTTACGGTCGCGCGCCCGATGCCAAGCCCAAGGCCGCGGCCTGA
- a CDS encoding NifU family protein, producing the protein MLIQTEQTPNPATRKFLPGKTVMETGGRDFPTPESAEASPLAEAIFATGMVDGVYFGRDFVSVSAAPTVEWTMLEPEVLQILLDHFVTEAPLFKPGSAAGIHVAPDEERSFEDDPADADIIEQIKELIETRVRPAVAQDGGDIVYRGYKDGIVYLAMQGACSGCPSSTITLKNGIEGLVKHYVPEVVSVEAV; encoded by the coding sequence ATGCTGATCCAGACCGAACAGACGCCCAATCCGGCGACCCGCAAATTCCTTCCCGGCAAGACCGTCATGGAAACGGGCGGGCGCGATTTCCCGACGCCCGAGAGCGCCGAGGCCAGCCCGCTGGCCGAAGCCATTTTCGCCACCGGCATGGTCGACGGCGTCTATTTCGGGCGCGATTTCGTCTCGGTCAGCGCCGCGCCGACGGTCGAATGGACGATGCTGGAGCCTGAAGTGCTGCAGATCCTGCTCGACCATTTCGTCACCGAAGCGCCCCTGTTCAAACCGGGCAGCGCCGCCGGGATTCATGTCGCGCCCGATGAGGAACGCTCGTTTGAAGATGATCCCGCCGACGCCGATATCATCGAGCAGATCAAGGAATTGATCGAAACCCGCGTGCGCCCGGCCGTTGCGCAGGATGGCGGTGATATCGTCTATCGCGGCTATAAGGATGGAATTGTCTATCTTGCCATGCAGGGCGCCTGTTCGGGCTGCCCCTCCTCCACCATCACGCTGAAAAACGGCATCGAGGGACTGGTCAAACATTATGTCCCCGAAGTGGTGAGCGTCGAGGCCGTCTAG
- the mmsB gene encoding 3-hydroxyisobutyrate dehydrogenase, with amino-acid sequence MAKIAFIGLGNMGGGMAANLVKAGHDVAAFDLSEAALERARGNGCSIVADAGDAVKGADAVVTMLPAGKHVAAVYEASVIPNASKDAILLDCSTIDVATARAVEGKAAEAGLDMVDAPVSGGIAAADAGTLTFMVGGTADAFAKAQPILDKMGKAVIHAGDAGAGQAAKICNNMLLGATMVATCETFALARELGLDLQTFYDISSKASGQSWSMTSYCPVPGVGPETPADRNYEGGFAAALMLKDLKLAMDAAKTAGAYTPMGGEAEELYQRFVDRGGAGKDFSAIIKMIDDSWEAPDEG; translated from the coding sequence ATGGCCAAGATCGCATTTATCGGGCTCGGCAATATGGGTGGCGGGATGGCTGCCAATCTAGTCAAGGCCGGGCATGACGTTGCCGCCTTCGACCTGTCCGAGGCCGCGCTGGAGCGCGCGAGGGGCAATGGCTGTTCGATCGTGGCCGATGCAGGCGATGCAGTGAAGGGCGCCGATGCCGTCGTCACCATGTTGCCCGCAGGCAAACACGTCGCCGCCGTCTACGAAGCCAGCGTCATTCCCAACGCGTCCAAGGACGCAATCCTGTTGGATTGTTCGACCATCGACGTCGCCACCGCGCGCGCGGTCGAAGGCAAGGCTGCTGAAGCCGGGCTCGACATGGTCGATGCGCCGGTTTCGGGCGGGATCGCCGCCGCCGATGCGGGCACGCTGACCTTCATGGTGGGCGGCACCGCCGATGCGTTTGCCAAGGCGCAGCCGATCCTCGACAAGATGGGCAAGGCCGTCATCCATGCCGGTGATGCCGGTGCCGGACAGGCCGCCAAGATCTGCAACAATATGCTGCTGGGCGCGACCATGGTGGCGACGTGCGAGACCTTTGCGCTGGCCAGGGAGCTGGGCCTCGACCTCCAGACCTTTTACGACATCAGCTCCAAGGCTTCGGGCCAAAGCTGGTCGATGACGAGCTATTGCCCGGTGCCGGGCGTCGGCCCCGAAACGCCCGCCGATCGCAATTATGAAGGCGGATTTGCCGCAGCGCTGATGCTGAAGGATCTCAAGCTCGCCATGGACGCGGCCAAGACGGCGGGCGCCTATACACCGATGGGCGGCGAGGCGGAGGAGCTTTACCAGCGCTTCGTCGACCGCGGCGGCGCGGGCAAGGATTTCTCTGCCATCATCAAGATGATCGACGATAGCTGGGAAGCGCCGGACGAGGGTTGA
- a CDS encoding enoyl-CoA hydratase, which produces MSDYETILVEKKGAVTLVTLNRPQALNALNSDVLRDLIDAFAAYDADDSQRCLILTGSEKAFAAGADIKEMQEQSFADMYKSDFFKGWEEVTATRKPWIAAVAGYALGGGCEVTMMADFIIAADTAKFGQPEIKLGVTPGMGGSQRLTLAIGKSKAMEMCLTGRMMDAEEAERSGLVARVVPAADLIDEAMKTAETIAGMAPLAAIANKEMVNAAYEMSLAEGINFERRLFHGLFGTADQKEGMKAFVEKRPGEWTGK; this is translated from the coding sequence ATGAGCGACTATGAAACCATCCTCGTCGAGAAGAAGGGCGCCGTCACGCTGGTGACGCTTAATCGTCCTCAGGCATTGAACGCGCTCAACAGCGACGTGCTGCGCGACCTGATTGACGCCTTTGCCGCTTATGATGCGGATGACAGCCAGCGCTGCCTCATCCTCACCGGATCGGAAAAAGCCTTCGCTGCGGGCGCCGACATCAAGGAGATGCAGGAGCAGAGCTTCGCCGACATGTACAAGTCGGACTTCTTCAAGGGCTGGGAAGAGGTCACCGCGACGCGCAAGCCATGGATCGCCGCCGTAGCGGGCTATGCGCTGGGCGGCGGCTGCGAAGTGACCATGATGGCCGATTTCATCATTGCCGCCGATACCGCCAAATTCGGCCAGCCCGAAATCAAGCTGGGCGTCACCCCCGGCATGGGCGGATCGCAGCGCCTCACGCTGGCCATCGGCAAGTCCAAGGCGATGGAAATGTGCCTGACCGGCCGCATGATGGACGCCGAGGAAGCCGAACGCAGCGGCCTCGTCGCCCGCGTCGTGCCCGCCGCCGACCTGATCGACGAAGCCATGAAGACCGCCGAGACCATCGCCGGCATGGCCCCGCTGGCCGCCATCGCCAACAAGGAGATGGTCAACGCCGCCTATGAAATGTCCTTGGCCGAGGGCATCAACTTCGAACGCCGCCTGTTCCACGGCCTGTTCGGCACCGCCGACCAGAAAGAAGGCATGAAAGCCTTCGTCGAAAAACGCCCGGGCGAGTGGACGGGGAAATAA
- a CDS encoding enoyl-CoA hydratase/isomerase family protein: MTEPKEVLAYKEGAAGRLRLNRPKALHALNRDMCLDMTAALEEWRDDPEVRIIMIDHAEGRGFCAGGDVVSIVKSVEGQGRAARAFFADEYRLNHFEYTYRKPGVAFMDGITMGGGVGIACPCRYRVATERTVFAMPETTIGIFPDVGGGRYLSRLRGRLAQFLSLTGARLDGAECKALRLATHYLPSDKVEEAKARIMEDPFRVQAILDELAEPDVPPARIMGNLDKINRYFASDRLEEILGALDAGAAEGDEWAATEAKTIRAKSPMACKVSLKLLVESPKQLHFVDEMEMEYGIMVRLIYHPDFAEGVRALLIDKSNDPKWQPSNPADISDEEVDAFFEPLPEGERWTPLQS; this comes from the coding sequence ATGACCGAACCCAAAGAAGTGCTCGCTTACAAGGAAGGCGCCGCCGGCCGGCTGCGCCTCAACCGCCCCAAGGCGCTCCACGCCCTCAATCGTGACATGTGCCTCGACATGACCGCCGCGCTGGAAGAATGGCGCGACGATCCCGAGGTGCGGATCATCATGATCGACCATGCTGAAGGGCGCGGCTTCTGCGCGGGCGGCGATGTCGTCAGCATCGTCAAATCGGTCGAAGGCCAGGGCCGCGCCGCGCGCGCCTTCTTTGCCGACGAATATCGGCTGAACCATTTCGAATATACCTATCGCAAGCCCGGCGTCGCCTTCATGGACGGCATCACCATGGGCGGCGGCGTGGGCATCGCCTGCCCCTGCCGCTACCGCGTCGCGACCGAGCGCACGGTCTTCGCCATGCCCGAAACCACCATCGGCATTTTCCCCGATGTGGGCGGCGGGCGCTATCTGTCGCGGCTGCGCGGACGGTTGGCACAATTCCTCTCGCTGACGGGCGCAAGGCTGGACGGCGCGGAATGCAAGGCGCTGCGCCTTGCCACCCATTATCTGCCCTCCGACAAGGTCGAGGAAGCCAAGGCGCGCATCATGGAAGATCCCTTCCGCGTCCAGGCGATCCTCGATGAACTGGCCGAGCCCGATGTGCCGCCGGCGCGGATCATGGGCAATCTTGACAAGATCAACCGCTATTTCGCCTCCGACCGGCTCGAAGAAATTTTGGGCGCGCTTGATGCGGGTGCGGCCGAGGGCGACGAGTGGGCGGCGACCGAAGCCAAGACCATCCGCGCCAAATCGCCCATGGCCTGCAAGGTCAGCCTCAAGCTTCTGGTCGAAAGCCCCAAGCAGCTCCATTTTGTCGACGAGATGGAGATGGAATATGGCATTATGGTGCGCCTCATCTACCATCCCGACTTTGCCGAAGGGGTGCGCGCGCTGCTGATCGACAAGAGCAATGATCCCAAATGGCAACCATCCAACCCGGCGGACATTAGCGATGAGGAGGTCGACGCCTTCTTCGAACCGCTGCCCGAGGGCGAACGCTGGACGCCGCTGCAAAGCTAA
- a CDS encoding PHA/PHB synthase family protein codes for MNEAMTDLARQMAAAADSMMGGAKRPTLPFDPFALAEASGKMAMSLAARPADLMAVQMAAAQQWGDYWQKMLSGEAGDAPRDRRFRHADWQEDPYFRSLRDAYLLASEQMREVVSLADGDESAQAMSRFLLDQYLNAISPANYAMTNPDVVERTLETRGANLVGGFANFLEDVMSGKGIVQRRTDPNAFEKGKTIAATPGEVVFENDLFQLIQYSPASDKVAAEPLLYVPPLVNRFYMIDLDPSQSFVKWLVEEGRTVFVISWVNPGEAHKNKGVSDYVVDGIVTAAETVKKRTGEAPDLFSFCLGGTLVAIALAYLAAEKRANLVNSATLIGSLVDFSDMRDWSAFVHEGHLDALEDHLEGQGFIDSLELQRLFAAMRANDLIWSSVINHYLLDKPAPPSDLLYWFEDGARIPAAFLKSYNRDLLFNNKLAEPAGFEVNGTPIDLAKIKTPMMVIALKDDHVSAWDAVYRGARQIGAEFILGGSGHNAGVINPPSRNKHGYWTGGKTLPDEADAWLAKAKQNEGSWWPHWTGWLDSKGSGKTVAARKIQDGIEPAPGHYVNMP; via the coding sequence ATGAACGAAGCGATGACCGACCTTGCCCGCCAGATGGCCGCGGCAGCTGATAGCATGATGGGCGGGGCCAAGCGCCCCACCCTCCCCTTCGATCCCTTCGCGCTCGCTGAAGCCAGCGGCAAGATGGCGATGAGCCTTGCCGCGCGCCCTGCCGACCTGATGGCGGTGCAGATGGCCGCCGCCCAGCAATGGGGCGATTATTGGCAGAAGATGCTGTCGGGCGAGGCCGGTGATGCCCCGCGCGACCGCCGTTTCCGCCATGCCGACTGGCAGGAGGACCCCTATTTCCGCAGCCTTCGCGATGCCTATCTCCTGGCCAGCGAACAGATGCGCGAAGTCGTTAGCCTGGCCGATGGCGATGAAAGCGCTCAGGCGATGAGCCGCTTCCTGCTCGACCAATATCTCAACGCCATTTCGCCCGCCAATTACGCCATGACCAACCCCGATGTGGTCGAGCGTACGCTGGAGACCAGGGGCGCCAACCTTGTCGGCGGCTTTGCCAATTTCCTCGAAGATGTGATGAGCGGCAAGGGCATCGTCCAGCGCCGCACCGATCCCAATGCCTTCGAAAAGGGAAAGACCATTGCCGCAACGCCGGGCGAAGTGGTGTTCGAGAATGATCTGTTCCAGCTGATCCAGTACAGCCCCGCGAGCGACAAGGTGGCGGCCGAACCGCTGCTTTACGTGCCGCCGCTGGTGAACCGCTTCTACATGATCGACCTCGACCCCTCGCAGTCCTTCGTTAAATGGCTAGTGGAGGAAGGCCGCACCGTCTTCGTTATCAGCTGGGTCAATCCGGGCGAGGCTCATAAAAACAAAGGCGTCTCGGATTATGTCGTCGACGGCATCGTCACCGCGGCCGAGACGGTCAAGAAGCGCACTGGCGAAGCGCCCGACCTGTTCAGTTTCTGCCTGGGCGGCACGCTGGTCGCGATTGCGCTGGCCTATCTTGCCGCCGAAAAGCGCGCCAATCTGGTCAATAGTGCCACGCTCATCGGCAGCCTCGTCGATTTTTCCGACATGCGCGACTGGTCGGCCTTCGTCCATGAAGGCCACCTCGATGCGCTTGAGGATCATCTCGAAGGCCAGGGCTTTATCGACAGCCTGGAATTGCAGCGCCTGTTCGCGGCGATGCGCGCCAACGACCTCATCTGGTCGAGCGTCATCAACCATTATCTGCTCGACAAGCCCGCACCGCCGAGCGACCTTCTCTACTGGTTCGAGGATGGCGCGCGCATCCCGGCGGCCTTCCTCAAAAGCTATAATCGCGACCTCCTGTTCAACAACAAGCTGGCCGAACCGGCGGGCTTTGAAGTGAATGGCACGCCGATCGATCTGGCCAAGATCAAGACGCCGATGATGGTGATCGCCTTGAAGGACGACCATGTGTCGGCCTGGGATGCGGTCTATCGCGGTGCGCGGCAGATCGGCGCGGAATTCATTCTGGGTGGTTCGGGCCATAATGCCGGGGTCATCAACCCGCCCAGCCGCAACAAGCATGGCTATTGGACCGGCGGCAAGACGCTGCCCGACGAAGCCGATGCATGGCTCGCGAAAGCCAAGCAGAATGAAGGCAGCTGGTGGCCGCACTGGACCGGCTGGCTGGACAGCAAGGGCAGCGGCAAGACGGTTGCCGCCCGCAAGATCCAGGACGGGATCGAGCCCGCCCCTGGTCACTACGTAAACATGCCGTGA
- a CDS encoding acyl-CoA dehydrogenase family protein, with product MTQFHLNDDQLQIQEMAQKFTADAITPHAAEWDEKHIFPRDVIRQAAELGFGSIYVSEESGGIGLGRLEAALIMEAMAYGCPSTSAFISIHNMASWMIDRFGDQALKDKYLPGLIPMDQMASYCLTEPSSGSDAAALKTKAVLDGDHYVVSGSKAFISGGGVNEIYVVMTRTGEDGPKGISALVIEKDMDGVSFGANEKKLGWHSQPTAQVNFDEVRVPVSNRIGAEGEGFRIAMMGLDGGRLNIGACSLGGAQRCLDEAVNYTKERKQFGKAIADFQNTQFMLADMETELQAARMLLYAAAVKVTENTHDKTRFAAMAKRLATDTGSSVVDRALQLHGGYGYLQDYPIERFWRDLRVHSILEGTNQIMRMIVGRDMLRQ from the coding sequence ATGACCCAGTTTCACTTGAACGACGACCAGCTCCAGATCCAGGAGATGGCGCAGAAATTCACCGCCGATGCCATCACCCCTCACGCTGCGGAATGGGATGAAAAGCATATCTTCCCGCGCGATGTGATCCGCCAGGCCGCCGAGCTTGGCTTCGGCTCCATCTATGTCTCCGAGGAATCGGGCGGGATCGGGCTTGGCCGGCTGGAAGCCGCGCTGATCATGGAAGCCATGGCCTATGGCTGTCCGTCGACCAGCGCCTTCATCTCTATCCACAATATGGCGAGCTGGATGATCGATCGCTTCGGCGACCAGGCGCTCAAGGACAAATATCTCCCCGGCCTGATCCCGATGGACCAGATGGCGAGCTACTGCCTGACCGAACCGTCGTCCGGCTCGGACGCGGCGGCGCTGAAGACCAAGGCGGTCCTCGACGGCGACCATTATGTCGTATCCGGATCCAAGGCCTTCATTTCGGGCGGCGGCGTGAATGAGATTTATGTCGTCATGACCCGCACCGGCGAGGATGGCCCCAAGGGCATTTCGGCGCTGGTGATAGAAAAGGATATGGACGGCGTCTCCTTTGGCGCGAACGAGAAGAAATTGGGCTGGCATTCGCAGCCGACCGCACAGGTCAATTTCGATGAAGTGCGCGTGCCCGTGTCCAACCGCATCGGGGCCGAGGGTGAAGGCTTCCGCATCGCCATGATGGGTCTGGATGGCGGCCGCCTCAATATCGGCGCCTGTTCGCTCGGCGGGGCGCAGCGCTGCCTCGATGAAGCGGTCAATTATACCAAGGAGCGCAAGCAGTTCGGTAAGGCGATCGCCGATTTCCAGAACACCCAGTTCATGCTGGCGGACATGGAGACCGAATTGCAGGCCGCGCGCATGCTGCTCTATGCCGCAGCGGTAAAGGTCACCGAAAATACGCATGACAAGACGCGCTTTGCCGCCATGGCCAAGCGGCTGGCGACCGACACCGGCTCCAGCGTCGTCGACCGCGCGCTGCAGCTGCATGGCGGCTATGGCTATCTGCAGGATTATCCGATTGAGCGTTTCTGGCGCGACCTTCGCGTCCATTCGATCCTCGAAGGCACCAACCAGATCATGCGCATGATCGTTGGCCGCGACATGTTGCGCCAATAG
- a CDS encoding RidA family protein codes for MAIERTSGTSPYEALYGFSRAVRIGDRILVAGTGPVEEDGSSTSGGAADQTRRCFQIAVKAIEELGGSASDVVRTRMFITDAALGDEIGKVHAEFFGATRPAATMVVVAKLLREEWVVEIEAEAVVCAG; via the coding sequence ATGGCGATTGAACGCACGTCGGGCACCTCACCTTACGAGGCCCTCTACGGCTTTTCCCGTGCAGTTCGCATCGGTGACCGTATTCTCGTGGCGGGCACCGGGCCGGTGGAAGAAGATGGCTCCTCGACCTCTGGCGGGGCCGCGGACCAAACGCGGCGCTGCTTCCAGATCGCGGTGAAAGCCATCGAGGAATTGGGCGGATCGGCCAGCGATGTGGTGCGCACCCGCATGTTCATCACCGATGCTGCGCTGGGCGATGAAATCGGCAAGGTTCATGCTGAATTTTTCGGGGCAACGCGGCCGGCAGCAACGATGGTCGTGGTCGCCAAGCTGCTGCGAGAGGAATGGGTGGTGGAGATCGAGGCCGAGGCGGTGGTCTGTGCGGGCTAG
- a CDS encoding polysaccharide deacetylase family protein, protein MIAILIGALSMAHAEPKRVAISFDDIPRHAGAFFTPDERTDRLIAEMEQAGIEQAAFFVTPGNLAKTEGGEARIDAYVASGHVIANHSWSHNWLRRTETADYITDIDKAAHWLEGRAGLRPWYPYPYLDHGGRDLEKRDAVRAHLSASGLKVGYVTIDNYDWALDGLANAAKREGRDVDMTALCDLYAETLVSASEYSNDIARRHLNRSPAHMLLLHETDIAANCIGTLASAYRAAGWQIITADEAYADPIAQIEPDTWFLGSGRVAAIAHVGGDAPRDLVHERTDEAVLERLFEQSVMKNGD, encoded by the coding sequence GTGATTGCGATCCTCATCGGCGCGCTGTCTATGGCCCATGCCGAACCCAAACGCGTCGCCATCAGCTTCGATGACATTCCGCGCCACGCCGGGGCATTTTTCACGCCCGATGAGCGCACCGACAGACTGATTGCGGAGATGGAACAGGCCGGCATCGAACAGGCCGCCTTTTTCGTCACCCCCGGCAACCTCGCCAAGACCGAAGGCGGCGAGGCGCGGATCGACGCTTATGTCGCCTCGGGCCATGTCATCGCCAATCATAGCTGGTCGCACAATTGGCTGCGCCGCACCGAGACCGCCGACTACATCACCGATATCGACAAGGCCGCGCACTGGCTTGAGGGGCGTGCAGGTCTGCGGCCCTGGTATCCTTATCCCTATCTCGATCATGGCGGGCGCGATCTGGAAAAGCGCGATGCCGTACGCGCGCATCTCTCCGCAAGCGGGCTCAAGGTCGGCTATGTCACCATCGACAATTATGACTGGGCACTCGACGGCCTCGCCAACGCAGCGAAGCGCGAGGGACGCGATGTGGACATGACGGCGCTGTGCGATCTTTATGCCGAAACGCTGGTCTCTGCCTCCGAATATTCCAACGACATTGCACGCCGTCACCTCAATCGCTCGCCTGCGCACATGCTGTTGCTCCACGAAACCGATATCGCCGCCAACTGCATCGGCACGCTGGCCAGCGCCTACCGCGCTGCCGGCTGGCAGATCATCACCGCCGACGAGGCCTATGCCGATCCCATTGCCCAGATCGAGCCCGATACCTGGTTCCTGGGCAGCGGCCGCGTTGCCGCCATCGCCCATGTCGGCGGTGACGCGCCGCGCGATCTGGTGCATGAACGCACCGACGAGGCCGTGCTGGAACGGCTGTTCGAGCAAAGTGTGATGAAGAATGGCGATTGA